GAAGGTTCCGTCTATCTCCTGCATGTCACCAACGGCGCCGACGATGGCAACGTACGCCATGTCCATGTTCCTCTCGTTCATCTCCTTGGCGACGAAGTAGGCGACGCCAGAACCACTGAGGTCCCGAACGCTGTTGGCGCCGAATGGAACGGGATTCACCAGCACGTGAGAATCCGTGGAGAACTCGTCCTTCTCGGGGGGATGATGGTCGGCAACGACGACGGTTGCCCCCTCGAGGTGCTTCTCGATCAGGCTTATTGAGCCGCTCCCAAGGTCGCTGAAGACGTATATCCTGTGCTTCTCCGAGGCGAGCTCCTGAACGAGCTCCTCACTGAGCTGCTTGACTATACTGAGCTGGAAGGTCCCACCCTCACGGGCAACGGCCCTGGCCAGAACGGCACCGGCGGTTATCCCATCGGCGTCACGGTGGGAGATTATCCTGATAGTGTGCCCTAGCTCGATGTGCATCTTGATTAGCTCTGCTCCCTCGCGGGCCTTCTCCAAGAAAGCGCCCCGGTCCATTTTACCACCTTATAAGAAGGAAAGGGGATCAGCGAACCAGGAGCTTGGCCTGCTCCGGATCGTAGCGCCACTTGGCGGGCAGCTTGCCGGTTCTCCTGTAGTACTTGACGAGGCGCCTGATCTTGCTCTCGGTGAGCTGAAGGCCCCTCCTGGAGTGCTTGTCCTTCGGGTGCTGTTCGAGGTGCTTCCTGAGCTTAACCGCCTTCCTGATGAGGGACATGAGGTCCTCCGGAAGCTGCGGTGCGAGGCCATTCTCCTCGAGGATCTTGGTTATCTTCTTGCCGGTGATGAGCTTGACGCTCGGGATGCCGTACTGGTCCCTGAGGATGGTTCCTATCATAGCAGCGCTGTAGCCTTCCTTCCTGAGCTTAATAACGAGCCCCTCGACCTCCTCCGCCGTGTACTCCACCCACGTCGGCGGAGCGGTCCTCGGAGGCCTCTTAGAACCTGATTTACCCCTCTTTCTCGCGTGTATTCTTGCCATATCATACACCTCCCGGTGACGGCCAGCTCCCGCCAGCCGCCCCTTCGCGTTGGGAATTGAGGAGAGGTTTAAAAAGGTTTGCCCGCAGTGTTTACGAGGCAAAAAAGTTTTAAGTAAACGAGTTAAAATAGTTATATGCGGACATTAAGGGGCCTCCT
The Thermococcus radiotolerans genome window above contains:
- a CDS encoding 30S ribosomal protein S15: MARIHARKRGKSGSKRPPRTAPPTWVEYTAEEVEGLVIKLRKEGYSAAMIGTILRDQYGIPSVKLITGKKITKILEENGLAPQLPEDLMSLIRKAVKLRKHLEQHPKDKHSRRGLQLTESKIRRLVKYYRRTGKLPAKWRYDPEQAKLLVR